ACTCTTGTTCCGCTGCCCTCACACCTCCATCCTGTTCTCCCAGTACCTTCTCCTGACTCTGGCTCCGTGCACCAGTCTGTCCCTCTCGTTCACGGACTGGTTTTCAAAGGTTtgatctgtcccccccccccctcgtctcccTCCGATGTTTAACAGGAGTGACGGGGGGGGTTTTCCAGTGACCTCCTGAAGCAGACCCGTGTCACTTTAACCGTTACGAGTTGACGTCCGCCGTCAGCTCCAGAATGTGAAGGTCAGCGCTCGGGGGGGGAAGCTCCCAGAGTCGGTGTCCAGGATCCAGAGCGGCGGATGAATGCCTCCTCTCTGGTGTGTTGGAAAAAGAACGCAcacatgtttgtttattatgtCTGGGATGGAAGCCACTGGGACCAAAGTGGAAAGGACACATTCTTTGATGAGTCAATGGaacttaaaatatgaaaacaacaaaaacatttcacacacacacaaacacacacattcatttcccCTGTTTACACAGACCTGTTACATCACCTCCGTCccggacagagagagatggattgTGTGGGAAGAGGATGGAGGTTTGGTAAATACATAATTCTGTGtggctctctctgtgtgtgtccgtgtgttatACGACATattatgggttagggttagtgtgtatgtggtgTATATGGGGTGTGCTGCTTATGTAAATGTGAGTGTACTTGCAATGGGGGCGTATACATGTGTAAGTTCATGTAAGTACAGTTAttcatatataaaaacatttctaGTCTTGAGTATTTCCAGCTGATTCTACTTTATTCCTTTAAAAGGATACACTGGCTCCACTTTAAAAGAATCAAAGTAACAATTTGCATATGGCTTCATATTCAGAAATTACTGAGTAAGTCCCACAATAGTTTAATAGTTAGAATTACACAATTACTTTAATACAACAatcataatattatttttcgTCTAAAAGCTCCATTAATGTGAACACACTTAATTTGAATGAAAAAGGTTCAGAGGTCAAATTCATTAATTTGAACTATTCTAACATTTTTGTATTCCTTCCGTTCTACTTAATAATTGCGTAACTAGAACACAATAAGTTTATATAATGCAAAATATTGTTTAACCGATAAAAACCAGCGGCTGAAAGCTGCTTTAATTTAAAAGACGGGCCGTTTGTTTCTATTCCCAAGTGTTTATCTTATCCTCTCACTATTTATTTGTCTCTGTTGCTGTAACACCTGCATCCGAAGTTCAGTCCGGCCTCAGCTCTAAGTAAAGGATGTGAGTTTATCCTCCCTTCtgtacgtgagtgtgtgtttttctgcgcAGCCTCTGAACACACAACTCTAAATACAGGTCGTTTGGTTAAGTGCAGGAGATGATTTatagaggatgaagaggaggggtgGGGATGCTATCTTCCTCGTTGGTACAAATGACTGCAGGCGTAGCTCGGTTTAATCATATGTTTTTGTTGAACTACttgagaaaacaacaatttatccACCACAccgtctttgcgtgtgtgtcCCTGATGAACCTTTTAGAAAACTGGTGTGAAATCTGTATTTAACCGAGAATGAACGTGTATCAGAAACCCTGTCCTATGTGTGTGATCCAGGTATTACttgcgtgtgtctctgtgtgtgtgtgtgagtgtgtaagtgtgtgtgtgtgtgtgtgtgtgtctctctctgtgtgtgtgtgtgtgtgtgtgtgtgtgtgtgtgtgtgtgtgtgtgtgtgtgtgtctctctgtgtgtgtgtgtgttagcctcCAGCTCAGATACTGAGAAGGTCAGTTTCCTGTGGGGATGCAGGAAGATTATTGGATGGTTCTCACCACCGCTCTGGACTCTTCAATGAAAACCTTGAACCCAAAAAATGAAttattgtgtgtttacatggcgtttgtgtgtgtgtgtgtgtgtgtttgtgtgtgtgtgtgtgtgtgtgtgtgtgtgtgtgtgtgtggtgggaacCTCTGAGCAGCAGAAGGAATGTGGGGGTTACAGACAGGATATGGAAGGAGGAGATTATCATAATCATTTCCAACATGGCGATCACTCCCTCGTGTCGTTGAGGCCGGCGTGTACTTGTACTTCGTGTGTCCCGCTCTTGTCCTGGAGTATTTGTGTAAAGTCGCAGTTGGCCTCCTGCAGTATTAATGTAGcgcgcagcagcagctgagtaTATTGACTTTACTTTTCACAAAGCAGCGGCCGGACAGACGTGTGCGTGTGAAAAGAACTTTAAAGcatcaaaaatattattttcccctccgaacataaataaataaacacccGGGTTCTCTGTGGAATGTAGTAATTCTGAATTTTTATGAATGACTGCATTCATGCCTGGCCACGCCCCCTCCCTCCCGCCGCCCCGCAGCTGTCAGTGGAGCTCCAGGCCCCGCCCCGCCTGCGACCACGCCCCCCCGAGACACCTAGGTCGCCCGCCTGCCTCCTGATTGGTTAGATTTGTTCTGGAGGGGGCGGGGCCGGGCTAAAAGGAACAGGGCTGGTATAAAAAGGAGGAAAGTTTGATCGAGAGAGTTTAGAATGATGGAGGACGAGTGACGCGCCGCAGGATTTAATCTGAGAGGACGTTTGTCTCCGAGCTGCCGcaggatttatctttttttttttaatttttcctgGTGATTTTAAAAGAGCTGCTCACGCTTTCTCTCTTCCTATGTGACTGGGCTGCCAGCATGGGGACACTGCTGCTATTTGCTGTCCTGCAACTGGTCACACTGGGACTGGTGAGTTCgagtttctgctgctgcacgtAAACACTGAGGAATAAAGACTCACGTGTCCGGaccggagctggagctgctgcggATTCCAGCTTCTGTCGTCTGGTCACATTTCACACTAATCTCAGTCTGTCAAAGTAACGCTCTGAGGAAATCTTACTATAATAAGTGTATGataagtagtgtgtgtgtgaatctgtgtgagagtgtgtatgtgtgtgtgtgagagagagtgtgtggtaCATACTGTAAagcatgtttttattatttccattttatgttgttacttgtgaagcacttttttactttgttgaaatgtttttatatgtgtgtgtgtatttgtgtagtcgtgttaagtgtttttattctttttcattttttttatgttatgtttttgttattttaaatcataAGTACATGATAATGAGTTACTAGGGTGAAGATTTCTGCCCTTAATGCAGAGACATGGCCACTGTGTTATACTATTGTAAAGCATCATAACTTGttggaatattattattatgtgttATTAGACATGTGGATGATTCatgtattttaatattcaaGTTGGTGGAGTTGTCCTCCACCATTTTATAAACAGGTTGGTTGTTGAATATCTATAATCATCAAATGTCGTAAAACAAAAGTGCGACACCTCCTTCTGAAAAGTATTAATGATATTAGTTATACATCTTAGTTATTTTGCTCTAGACTCTTTACATCGGTTAAAACAGAGAAATCAAATAAGAGTAAATAACTTGAAGTTCAGTATGGACTCACAGTCTATAAACATCAACAGGAATATTATGGGACTTTTAGATGGGGATGTTTCAAGTACCAGGTTACACCCCAAATACGAGGCTAAAAATGGAAAGTTATTGTCACTGCGTTGTGTGATGTCACGTCCAACCTTCATACACACCCACAGCCGCCAACTGTCAGTGGTACCAGCGGGGGGGCATGGCCGGTGGAGAGGGACGCCGTCAGGAAGGGACGGATCCCTCTGGGGGATCGGACTGTGGACAGTCAGGGTGATCAGCTCCTTGTGATGGGAGCTGTGGAAAggccctggtgtgtgtgtctgtgtgtgtgtgttgagacaGAGAGGCTGAGAAACAAAAGATGGGGGGGGAGATTTTGGGTCAGAGAAGATTCCTTTCATCCCTGCTCATCCGGCGAATGCCGAGCGGAAGGCGACAGAGGGTCACAGATATCCCTGTGGGGCCGGGGACAGTGCCTGGTATTCAGCTGATGttccagccacacacacactctgaggaaTTTCTATGATCTGTGTAACATGAGTCAAACTATTGTCCTGCTCGGTTCCAGTGTGACTTCCCCTCACAGGAATATGAAAGTTGTTTTTCAACATGGCTGTTCCGTGTGTCCCCCCCTGCAGGTGAGCGCAGGCTGCCCGGTGCTTTGCGAGTGTCCGGCGGGGCCCCCATCCTGTCCCCCCGGGGTCAGCTCGGTCCCGGACGGCTGCGGCTGCTGCAAGGTGTGCGCCGCCCAGCTCAACCAGGATTGCCACGAAGGACGGCCCTGCGACCACCACAAGGGTCTGGAGTGCAACTACGGCAATGATGTAGGCCGCACCCACGGCATCTGCAGGGGTGCGTACACAGCTGAGGTGGCGGGGAGGCCGAGTCCCAGCAGGGAGGAGTCAAATGAGTCTTTCTGGGTTTAGACCGGGCCCAGAGTTTGGGGCTTTAGCTCGGGGTTGAGTGAGGGAATGTGTGACTtcagggtggggtgggggggggggtctggctTCCGAGCCAAGCGGCTGGAGTCTCTCTTTGATAGGAGCCTGAGGTTTGAAGCCTGTGCCACGTTTCGAAAACAGAGCACCTTCATGAGCTGCGACTGAAACCTGGCCAACTCCGGGATTTATATAAGTAGTCCAATGTGTACACAAACAGCCCCgcgaaacacacaaacatacacacacagtggtatttttatatgtgtgtttatttggggggggggttctataTAGAGGGGGGGTATCCGGGGTGTTGTATGGGGAGTTCCACTGAGGGAGCGAAAGGGGAAGGACATTGTAAACAAGTCAAAATTCTGCTGGTCTAAGAATAGAGGTCGCTTCATAAATCCTGAGATAGTGTGTCTCTGGGTCGCTCTTCTATTCATATCAAAGATGTATTTCTATATGAGCTGCTTCTCCTTCGTTCCACCTTTTCATCGACTTCAGAGTTTTCTTTCTGTGCTGTGAAGTATTCTGACCGTCTCGTGTGTCTTTCTCATTTCACCAGCAAAGGCCGAGGGCCGCTCCTGCGAGTACAACGGGCGGATTTATCAAAACGGCGAGAATTTCAGCGCCGGCTGCAAACACCAGTGCACCTGCATCGACGGAGCGGTGGGCTGCGTGCCCCTGTGCCCGAGCCACGTGCCCCTGGCGTCCCCTTCCTGTCCGGCCCCCCAGCTGGTCAAGGTGCCAGGCCAGTGCTGCCTCAGCATCGACTGCCACAAGGGAACCCCCGTCGTGCCCCCAGCGCACAGACGACCCAAACCTCCGGTGTACCCGCCGTACCCCTTCATGCCCTACCCGGCATACCCCTTCCCCAAGCCGTACCCCAAACCGCACCGGAAGCTGTACCCCTACAAGCccaagaaggagaaggacaccATGGGCAACGAGCTGGTGGAGCTGGGGCGCAAGTGGGACAAGCCACGTGGAAACAAGCACCTGGCGGGTAAGAGAGGGTGCCGCCATGTCGCCTCAGAGCGCCGTCTGTTTCCTCCACGCAGTAAAGCatcatgtttatgttttaacCATTTTAGCCCTCTGACGCACAAACAGCCTCACTGTGAGCCTTGCCCTCTGcatcagtgcatgtgtgtgtgtgtgtgtgtgtgtcagcatttATGTGAGGCTTGTTTTCCACTGGCTCCTTGCACACCAGAGGTACACCCTCTCCCTCACACTGCCCTCACACAGCACATACCTCTGTCACCCTCTCTGTAATCACCCTCTCTATGCGTCAGTGTTGCCTGTTCACTGAATGAGGCCTGTGTGCTTTGCGTCTCtgcttctcccctctctctcccagcggccctttccctccatccctccatccctccatcccgcTTCACCTCTGCCGATGTCGCCGCTCGTTCTCCGCGCCCTCAGGTTTCACGGCGTCAGGTGGTTGTTGTCTcacgtctcctctcttctcacctcttctccccagcgTGGAGGCAGATGGGCGACCAGTGTGTGGTTCAGACGACTTCCTGGTCCCAGTGCTCCCGGAGCTGTGGGATGGGCGTCTCCTCTCGCGTTACCAATGACAATGCCCGCTGTAAGCTGATCAAGGAGACGCGCCTGTGCAACGTCCGGCCCTGCAGCTCCATGTCCATCCCCGTCAAGGTGAGGAATGTGTTCAGAGCTTTTTGAGATGGGGATGGATTACAACGTTTCCTCTAATGGCCCTCAGCTATGTCGTCCAGCCGACATGCTAAATGGAATCAGGAAAGGATTTCTCTCAACGGGTCAGATTGGTATTAATATCATGGCATGTGTGTTCCCCCCCGGCCCTGAATCTCTCTGTGGCCGGAGCCTTTTTCTGGTTGATCCCGTCTATTCAGGGTTCTGTTGCTGTGTGAGCAGAGCTGATTGGGACCAGGTTTCCCCTCATGTAGCCTCCCGGTTTCCCCAATGCATACCAGTTTGTCATTGTCACGTTGTTTTCCAAGCTTTCTAGCCGCTCACCTGTACAGACAACATGACAAATGGTAGTCCTACATCGGCATATATGCTGGAACCTTTTAGCGATGGAGGACCAGCTCTCCCGGGGTTGGCCTGCGGGGGTTTGGCGCTCTCCCACGCGGACCCTGCGGCTGCCAGCTGCACTCGGTGGCCCCGTGCTGTGCGATGTGAGGAGCCCTCGGCGCGCCCACTCTGTTGCTGCTTCACATTTCGAACACAACACCTCCAGAGACACTCATGAGGCTGGAGGGTTGTTATGCACCTGTTTCCCCCCGAGCAGCTGTGGGTGTTaatgtgcatcagtgtcagTCCCCAGCTATTGTTGGCATGCTCCTCTCTCCGGCACTCATCTGCTGCCATGACCTTTAGTTTGTTTATTGCTGCCTCTGCACTTAACTGCCTTTTTAACTTTGATTGAAGTCTCGGAGTTGGAGTAGTGGGTTATCTCATGTTGTGGTGTGTGCAGGTCTGATTCCACGCACAAGCAAACTTTTAAGGCAAGGCAGCGTTCTGACAAATCTGACACGAGTTCCACCAGGAggctgatgtttgtgttcttgagGGAAATGTCTAATGTCCATCTTTCTTCGTTGTCCCTCTATAGAAAGGAAGAAAGTGCTCTCGTACCCACAAGGCCCCGGAGCCCCACCGCCTGTCCTACGCTGGCTGCAGGACCACTCGTCTGTACCGGCCCAACTACTGCGGCGTGTGCCGGGACGGCCGCTGCTGCTCGCCGCGCCGCACGCGCACCGCCAGCGTGGCCTTCACCTGCCCCGACGGCGAGCGCTTCAACCGCTCCGTCATGTTCATCCAGTCCTGCAAGTGCAGCGACGAGTGCAACCATCTCAACGAGGCCGCCATGCCGCCACAGCGATGGCTCTacggagacacacacaagttcATCGACTAGTGGTACccacccccctacccccccccccccacccccaacctACATTccctcacaacaacaaaaaaagacttTGACTCCCCCGTAGGTTAGAATAGATGTCCTTAGTGTCTCTGAGTAGATGTGAGAAAGGTGCAGGCGTCTGGTAGATGATTTGAGGAGGACTGGGGGAAACGAGAAGTGACTGGCTCCTGCTTTAGTGTAGATGAGAAGTAGTTTCTGGCCTGAACACAATCCATCACACTGACAAAACCTTTGGGGAAACATGGAGGCAACCGGCCGCCATGTTGCTGCCACGTTGCACCAACTGTCCTCTGAACTCTGAGACTTTTGTTGGGGACGATGGAGCTGAACACGCACCACCCTGATCATCGACTGGAGCACGTCTCAGATTCTGATCAACAGGGATCGACGGCGCTTTGGAGCCaaatatatgtttgtatttattgttgaTGACACAGTGGCCTGCCACCGAGGGGGGGGCGGCGCTGCTATGTTTGGGATCTGAGAGGAACAGAACAGCTGAGAGCTGTCAGCCGTGACACGGGGAGACGAGGACTTGACCCCTGAGGGCGCATCAGGGGTCGCAGCAGACAAACAGACGAATCTGGTGATGGCTGACGAAGGCTTCAGGAGAAGATGTGGTACATCGAGGCAGAAAGACAGAGTGGAGCCCGACGAGTAACGGCTCCGTCCGCATTAGAGCGGAATATGTCAAAGGTTATTTACACAGCTGAGCTCGTCCCCCTGCCTTTCCTTCACGAGACACCGAGACATTTAACGAGCACGAGAAGAACGAGCCGGGGATTCTGGCGTCGAGATGTCGAACCGCTTAATTCTGTGCAAATTACAATCCTGCCTCCGACGGGCAGTGAGAGAGAAGCAGCCGCTCTCTGGTctgctgtaaaaataaaaagagaagaacTGCATGTTCTGAGTTAACGTGTAATTAGTGACGAGCGGGTGGAGACGCTCTGGTGCCCGACCGGGCCTCTAATCCAGCAACACGGCTGAAGCACAACAGTAACGCTTGCGTCTTCGTGCTTTAAGTGGCGTCTAGTGACCGAGAGGAGCTGAGGCCTCGGAGGACAGAGGACCGAGAGGAGCTGAGGCCTCGGAGGACAGAGGACCGAGAGGAGCTGAGGCctcggaggacagaggagctgagGCCTCGGAGGACAGAGGACCGAGAGGAGCTGAGGCctcggaggacagaggagctgagGCCTCGGAGGACAGAGGACCGAGAGGAGCTGAGGCCtcggaggacagaggacagagaggagctgaggcCTCGGAGGACAGGGGGCCGAGCTCCCAGACGTTAATAAGAACCGGTTTCTCAGGACGAGGAAGGAGACAGACTCTGAATCAGTCTCTCGTGTCTGAGACTTTGTATAATGACTGAAGAACCCAACCATCTTCCTGAACTGCTCGTTGGGTGAAGGTTCAAGCACCTTACAACGGCccagactccccccccctcatgaTGTAGGCCCACTTCAAGCGAATGAGATCTTTTGATTTTACAGCATTCATTTTTTGTAAAGTGGTGATTTCACTCAAAGTATCATTGTATTACTTCTAAGACTTTTTCCCGTTGTGCCATAAGAAAGTGGCTTTGATGTTTTCTGTGCAACTGGAAGACATTCGAGTTTTCTACCATCTCTTGGATAGAACAGCCTTTTCATAGTTCAGACTGCTGCCTGCAATTCTTACACACGTGTTCCATTAAAAAGATGTTTGTCATTTCTTTGTAGATGCTGTGGTTCTGGTTCCGTTTGTCTAGATCAAAGGACACTGTAGAGCAGCTAAATATGTACAGATGCATCGTTTCAGTATTTGTAGTTTTCTGCTGTATAAGGACCCATTCTTCAAATAGTTCATGTGTAGTTCAGATCCTACACGAGCATCAAGTGCCAATTTGAAAGAGCATGATTGTACGTCTGCTGGTGAACATTCATACCAGCTGTAATGATAAGGTCGTGCTTTGTAagattatatattaaaatactgACCTACGGAGACAAATCACATTTCATCATGTTCCTCACTGGTTCTCCTCGGAATGTTTTACACACATTTCAACAAGTTGTTCCTTTTTgaataaagacattttctttctgGACCTGGTGTTGACTTTGAAGTTATGTGCATCAGTTTGAATTTAGCCACTCAGCCAAACACTGACTTCAGATGAGGCTGATGGTATAGTCACTAGATTAGAGGTATTAAATATAACAAACATGAACAGGAAGTCCAGTGTTTGATTTGCCACACAAAGCTAATGTGtaattcaccccccccccccaatccctaACATTGGACACCATGTTGCCAACGAGGAAAAAGTGAAATTCCTACAAGTGAGATCAATAAAGTTCTCTCATTTTAACCATCGAGCGCCGATTATCAAGCTGCTTGATTTTTGCTTATTTAAGAATACATGACATTGTGTGGTTGTAGTTGTGTTAAGTGTTTAATACCTAAAAACAAGATACCGACCGATACATAAACAGCAATTACTTGATTATACAGTGCGCTAATGACAGTTGAGTTAAAGTTTTGCAAATTCACCACCATCGCTCTACATGATAACTTAGTCGGAGGCATTTAATTGGAAAGTCAGAGAGCGAGCTGCCATATGAGCCATAAATGTGTCGTCTTGTTACCCACAGGACTACTGGGCTCTTGTCTAAATCTCATTTTGTGTCTCAATGGGGAGAAAAAGGAAACGACTTTATACAGTCTAGTCTTTTACATTAGAGGGGGGGGCTGAAATTGCTTTTATGTTCCTTCGAACTTCTTGAACTGCTCCAGACTAAGATCAATGAAAATGTGGTAGAGTCAAGAATAGCCTCGCAAGAGACCACAATAGTAAAAATGGCATTTTATAAAAAGTTTTAATTTCATAGAgcataaaacaaacaataaaagacaaattaaaaatcGACcattaaacccccccccctccccaaaactgacagtaaaaacaaaatgtttggtgAACAAGGGAACGCACAAAACGTTCAAATCAACAGTGAAGAACGACGAATTCCAAATAAACATCAGGATCCATGGAGAGAAGACTTGGCGCCGGGCTGGAGGACTCATCTGGACTGCTCGActgcagagggacagaggagagacacagagtgaacacgtgagacagagagacagctgaGCATACCGACATGTTTATTATGTCGGGGGATTGGATCTGATGAGAGCAACTGTTCCATGGCAGCACCAACTGCCAAATGACTCGTTAAAGTTTGATTGGACCAGCTGATTATCTGTGGGGGCTTTGAACTCACTTAATCCACAAATCAAATCCCTTAAAAGTTCAACTACAATCAAGTCATCAAGCAGCAGACATTTGGAAGTGGACTTACTGTAAGAGGAGATGTCGATCTCCTCCGGCAGCTCGGCCACGTTGACCTCGAAGCGGTCCTGCACGTCGTTCAGAATCTTGGCGTCGGTCTCGTCAGACACGAAGGTGACAGCCAGGCCTTTGGTTCCGAACCTTCCAGCACGGGCGACCTGGTGTAGAGAGATAACACGTTAGACTATAACGTCCCTCAGGGTGGGACAGACAAGTGCAGCGATGTCTCACCCTGTGCAAATAGGTGTCAGAGTCCTCGGGCATGTCGTAGTTGAAGACGATGTTGACTCGCTCGATGTCCATCCCTCGTCCAAACAGGTTAGTGGCCACCAAGATCCGCCTCTGGAAGTCCTTGAATTGCTGATAGCGAGACAGCCTgagtggagaggaggggggggggggggggggacagagtcagagaggGGATCATCAACAGCTGCTCTGGC
Above is a genomic segment from Pleuronectes platessa chromosome 16, fPlePla1.1, whole genome shotgun sequence containing:
- the si:ch211-106h11.3 gene encoding CCN family member 1; protein product: MGTLLLFAVLQLVTLGLVSAGCPVLCECPAGPPSCPPGVSSVPDGCGCCKVCAAQLNQDCHEGRPCDHHKGLECNYGNDVGRTHGICRAKAEGRSCEYNGRIYQNGENFSAGCKHQCTCIDGAVGCVPLCPSHVPLASPSCPAPQLVKVPGQCCLSIDCHKGTPVVPPAHRRPKPPVYPPYPFMPYPAYPFPKPYPKPHRKLYPYKPKKEKDTMGNELVELGRKWDKPRGNKHLAAWRQMGDQCVVQTTSWSQCSRSCGMGVSSRVTNDNARCKLIKETRLCNVRPCSSMSIPVKKGRKCSRTHKAPEPHRLSYAGCRTTRLYRPNYCGVCRDGRCCSPRRTRTASVAFTCPDGERFNRSVMFIQSCKCSDECNHLNEAAMPPQRWLYGDTHKFID